One Fimbriimonadia bacterium genomic window carries:
- a CDS encoding ferrous iron transporter B gives MPTSLPSGTITYAPRVEAAADSIQALLRADYGLSHRAVALLALQGDQEVLAWIESQEGAKTAEQVREYVRSAADGAEAPGFLIHTQLQDWVADLVDDATTGTPDPQTGFADRLGQLCTSPITGIPIALIVVYFALYQFVGIFGGGTLVGWLEEGLFGNYINPWVTRVFETFVPWEAVRELFVGEYGVFTLGVTYAVALILPIVGCFFLAFAILEDSGYLPRLAMLLDRLFKLIGLNGRAVIPIVLGFGCDTMATITTRILETRRERVIATFLLSLTIPCAAQLGVIMALLSTRTAEGYLLGVPIRTGALVWGGVLFLIFTIAGLLAARVTPGSLTPFVLELPPMRPPRLANVLAKTLSRLHWYFLEVFPLFVYASVMIWIGLMTGLFDRAIALLEPIVRFVGLPSEAAEAFMFGFFRRDYGAAGLMKTADSLSGADLVTAAVVLTLFLPCIAQFLVVWKERGWRMAFGIGAITFTSAILVGALLSRLLAWSGLPL, from the coding sequence ATGCCCACCTCGCTTCCTAGTGGTACCATCACCTATGCGCCTCGTGTAGAGGCCGCAGCCGATTCCATCCAAGCACTTCTTCGCGCCGACTACGGCCTCTCGCACCGTGCGGTAGCTCTCTTGGCTCTACAGGGCGACCAAGAGGTTCTGGCGTGGATCGAGTCTCAAGAGGGGGCGAAGACCGCAGAGCAGGTCCGCGAATATGTCCGAAGCGCGGCGGACGGAGCCGAGGCGCCCGGGTTCCTGATTCACACGCAACTTCAGGATTGGGTCGCCGACTTGGTGGACGATGCCACCACTGGCACTCCCGACCCCCAGACAGGGTTCGCCGACCGTCTCGGCCAGCTCTGTACCTCACCGATCACCGGCATCCCTATTGCCCTGATCGTCGTGTACTTCGCTTTGTACCAGTTCGTCGGCATCTTCGGTGGAGGTACGTTGGTCGGGTGGCTGGAAGAGGGGTTATTCGGTAACTACATCAATCCCTGGGTCACGCGTGTCTTCGAGACCTTCGTGCCCTGGGAGGCGGTGCGAGAGCTTTTCGTCGGGGAGTACGGCGTATTCACGCTGGGTGTCACCTATGCCGTTGCGTTGATCCTGCCGATCGTCGGCTGCTTCTTCCTAGCCTTTGCGATACTGGAGGACTCGGGTTACCTGCCGCGTCTCGCCATGCTCCTAGATCGCTTGTTTAAGCTGATCGGTCTCAACGGCCGAGCGGTGATCCCCATCGTGCTCGGCTTCGGCTGCGACACGATGGCCACCATCACCACCCGTATCCTGGAGACGCGTCGAGAGCGCGTGATCGCCACCTTTCTGCTTAGCTTGACCATTCCGTGTGCCGCGCAACTCGGTGTGATCATGGCTCTGCTGAGCACTCGAACGGCCGAGGGCTATCTATTGGGAGTGCCCATTCGGACGGGAGCGCTCGTCTGGGGAGGCGTGTTGTTCCTCATCTTCACGATCGCCGGGCTGCTCGCTGCTCGGGTCACTCCGGGCTCCCTCACCCCCTTCGTGCTCGAGCTGCCTCCCATGCGTCCGCCGCGACTCGCCAACGTACTCGCGAAGACCCTATCTCGCTTGCACTGGTACTTCCTCGAAGTGTTTCCGCTGTTCGTGTATGCCAGCGTGATGATCTGGATCGGCTTGATGACCGGTCTGTTCGACCGGGCTATCGCACTGCTCGAGCCCATCGTGAGGTTTGTCGGCCTTCCGAGCGAAGCGGCGGAGGCGTTCATGTTCGGCTTCTTCCGCCGCGACTACGGTGCTGCGGGCCTGATGAAGACAGCGGACAGCCTCTCCGGTGCAGACCTCGTCACGGCCGCTGTGGTCCTGACGCTGTTCCTTCCGTGCATAGCGCAATTCCTCGTCGTGTGGAAGGAGCGAGGATGGCGCATGGCGTTCGGCATCGGAGCCATCACCTTCACCAGTGCTATCTTGGTGGGTGCGCTATTGTCGCGCCTCCTTGCATGGTCGGGGTTGCCACTGTGA
- a CDS encoding 50S ribosome-binding GTPase yields MSRATRTPDKQASVSKPTYNTDSPVVAIVGNPNVGKSVLFNRLTGAYVTVSNYPGTTVEVCRGCCRLGGRTIVVFDTPGMYGLCPCTEEERVARRLLAEGKPDLLLHVVDVKNLKRMLPLTFQLVEAGFKVVLVLNMMDELEKTGMRVDVEGLRAKLGIPVVPTSCLHGRGLCALQEEIDAHLAS; encoded by the coding sequence ATGTCCCGAGCCACCCGTACACCAGACAAGCAAGCTTCCGTTTCCAAGCCGACGTACAACACCGATTCGCCTGTGGTGGCCATCGTCGGGAACCCGAATGTGGGCAAGAGCGTGCTCTTCAACCGGCTGACCGGCGCCTACGTTACGGTGTCCAATTACCCGGGGACCACGGTGGAAGTGTGTCGCGGCTGTTGCCGTCTGGGGGGGCGCACGATCGTGGTTTTCGACACGCCGGGGATGTACGGCCTGTGCCCTTGCACCGAGGAAGAGCGTGTAGCGCGCCGGCTACTCGCGGAGGGCAAGCCCGATCTGCTGCTCCATGTGGTGGACGTGAAAAACCTGAAGCGAATGCTCCCGCTCACCTTTCAGCTCGTCGAAGCAGGTTTCAAGGTCGTACTAGTGTTGAACATGATGGACGAATTGGAGAAGACGGGGATGCGCGTGGACGTCGAGGGACTGCGAGCGAAGTTGGGGATTCCCGTAGTGCCTACATCGTGCCTCCACGGGCGAGGGCTGTGTGCACTGCAAGAAGAGATAGATGCCCACCTCGCTTCCTAG
- a CDS encoding ferrous iron transport protein A, with amino-acid sequence MRLDELPTGRTARVVRVSDEGGHWRKLMAFGIRAGTVLRVDQRFPSLVVQVGHTRVALDFSAAALVEIEPTS; translated from the coding sequence ATGCGCTTGGACGAGTTGCCCACCGGCCGGACGGCCCGCGTGGTGCGGGTGAGCGATGAAGGTGGTCACTGGCGGAAGCTGATGGCTTTCGGGATACGTGCCGGGACAGTGCTTCGTGTGGACCAGAGATTCCCGTCTCTCGTCGTGCAGGTTGGGCACACGCGTGTAGCCCTCGACTTCAGCGCCGCAGCACTCGTAGAGATCGAGCCTACTAGCTAG
- the serS gene encoding serine--tRNA ligase, translated as MLDRALVREDPERVRRGHARKRMEAPLDEFLAADAEWRRVKTEVDTMRAELQKASKQIGAMKARGEDASEAIERTKSLGDSIAASEQRVRELEARTHELELLLPNLPSDTTPDGQGEQDNVIVSEFGEKPRFDFEPLPHWDLCEKNGMLDFPRGAKLAGSGFILYTGWGARLEWALLSYMLDMHTKRHGYREIFVPFVVNRAAMTGTGQLPKFEFDMYRLPDDDLFLVPTAEVPLTNVYQGEILTADALPTKLCAYSACFRREAGAAGKDTRGLLRVHQFNKVELVKFTKPEDSYIELESLVNDARAVLEGLDLHFRTTLLCAPELGFSNAQCYDLEVWAPGVGKYLEVSSCSNFEAFQARRAQIRFRREQGAKPEYVHTLNASGVACPRLFAAFVETHQRPDGSIHVPSVLRPFLGVDRIPAG; from the coding sequence ATGTTGGATCGTGCTTTGGTTCGCGAAGATCCCGAGCGAGTGCGCCGGGGTCATGCACGCAAGCGCATGGAAGCGCCCCTCGACGAGTTCCTGGCCGCAGACGCCGAGTGGCGCCGAGTGAAGACTGAGGTGGACACCATGCGCGCCGAGTTGCAGAAGGCGAGCAAGCAGATCGGTGCCATGAAGGCTCGCGGTGAGGATGCCTCGGAGGCCATCGAGCGAACTAAGTCCCTCGGCGACTCGATCGCAGCAAGCGAGCAGAGGGTGCGTGAACTCGAAGCCCGCACACATGAGCTCGAGCTGCTACTACCCAATCTGCCCAGCGACACTACGCCGGATGGCCAGGGCGAGCAGGACAACGTCATTGTGTCCGAGTTCGGGGAAAAACCCCGCTTCGACTTCGAGCCCTTGCCCCACTGGGACCTGTGCGAAAAGAACGGGATGCTGGACTTCCCGCGAGGCGCAAAGCTTGCAGGAAGCGGGTTCATCCTTTACACGGGCTGGGGTGCGCGGCTGGAGTGGGCGCTGCTCAGCTACATGCTGGACATGCACACGAAGCGTCACGGGTACCGCGAGATCTTCGTGCCGTTCGTTGTCAACCGCGCGGCGATGACGGGTACCGGACAGCTTCCCAAGTTCGAGTTCGACATGTATCGGCTCCCCGATGACGACCTGTTCCTGGTGCCGACCGCCGAAGTGCCACTTACCAACGTGTATCAGGGAGAGATACTAACAGCGGACGCGCTACCTACCAAGCTGTGTGCCTATTCCGCTTGCTTCCGACGAGAAGCCGGTGCAGCAGGCAAAGACACTCGTGGACTGCTGAGAGTTCATCAGTTCAACAAGGTGGAACTCGTGAAGTTCACTAAGCCGGAGGACTCATATATCGAGTTGGAGAGCCTGGTGAACGATGCGCGAGCAGTATTGGAGGGCTTGGATCTGCACTTCCGCACAACACTCCTGTGCGCGCCAGAGCTGGGTTTCTCCAACGCACAGTGTTATGATCTGGAAGTGTGGGCGCCCGGGGTAGGAAAGTACCTCGAGGTCAGCTCTTGCAGCAACTTCGAGGCGTTTCAGGCGCGGCGGGCGCAGATACGCTTCCGCAGAGAGCAGGGCGCAAAGCCGGAGTACGTGCACACCCTGAACGCATCCGGTGTGGCGTGTCCGCGTCTCTTCGCCGCCTTCGTCGAAACACACCAACGACCCGACGGCTCCATCCACGTGCCCTCCGTCCTCCGCCCCTTCCTCGGCGTTGACCGAATTCCGGCAGGGTAG